In Sphingomonas phyllosphaerae, one DNA window encodes the following:
- a CDS encoding tryptophan 7-halogenase has translation MNTRAPLQSVAVAGGGPVALAAAVAFARALPDARVSLIPAPVPEDALADRLPLALPSSHGMLARIGLAPERLTAHGLATRRQASRFLPSGGDRQAWLVGDDAAAVPGPVAPHHLWQRARLSGRRIPPFHALIPGCVAALAGRDDPDGDAALHIDPQGMSRALAGLAQQCGVAVLAPLLAVRHADDDVAALMLEDGSTASADLFVDASGPTPRLVAPGVADAFLPWHDALPCDRLRLAIDRDSGALAGDDYRATAGGWQARWRGLRADGFVAGGSDVAAGAAADAIPIAPGRLARPFAGNVLALGDAAAQAGPLGLAGMTLALAQLDLALELLPARADEPLLRAEYNRRAGLRADRLRDFLGAQYRAAGIAIDRDAPPSLANVLKQFAQRGLLVTADEDSVPRDAWLAVLVGQGLTPRRPDPIATALSPDRAADVVVALARDIAARFPDRIATPS, from the coding sequence ATGAACACCCGCGCGCCGTTGCAATCGGTGGCGGTGGCCGGCGGCGGGCCGGTCGCGCTGGCGGCGGCGGTGGCGTTCGCGCGCGCGCTGCCCGATGCGCGCGTGTCGCTGATCCCCGCGCCGGTGCCCGAGGATGCGCTGGCGGACCGACTGCCGCTGGCGCTGCCGTCGTCGCACGGCATGCTGGCGCGGATCGGCCTCGCGCCCGAGCGGCTGACCGCGCACGGGCTGGCGACGCGGCGGCAGGCCAGTCGCTTCCTCCCGTCGGGTGGGGATCGCCAGGCGTGGCTGGTCGGCGATGATGCCGCCGCCGTCCCCGGGCCGGTGGCGCCGCATCATCTGTGGCAACGCGCGCGGCTGAGCGGGCGGCGGATACCGCCATTTCACGCGCTGATCCCCGGTTGCGTCGCCGCGCTGGCCGGGCGGGACGATCCGGACGGCGACGCTGCGCTGCACATCGATCCGCAAGGCATGTCGCGCGCGCTGGCCGGGCTGGCGCAACAGTGCGGCGTCGCGGTGCTTGCCCCTTTGCTGGCGGTGCGTCACGCCGACGACGACGTTGCTGCCCTGATGCTGGAAGACGGCAGCACGGCGTCGGCGGACCTGTTCGTCGACGCCAGCGGACCGACGCCGCGGCTGGTCGCCCCCGGCGTGGCCGACGCGTTCTTACCGTGGCACGATGCTTTGCCGTGCGATCGGCTGAGGCTGGCCATCGATCGCGACTCCGGCGCCCTTGCGGGCGATGACTATCGCGCGACCGCCGGCGGGTGGCAGGCGCGCTGGCGCGGATTGCGCGCGGACGGGTTCGTCGCTGGCGGCAGCGACGTGGCGGCGGGGGCGGCGGCGGACGCGATCCCGATCGCACCCGGACGGCTGGCGCGGCCGTTCGCGGGGAATGTGCTGGCGCTCGGCGATGCGGCGGCGCAGGCCGGGCCGCTCGGCCTCGCCGGGATGACGCTGGCGCTTGCGCAGCTCGATCTGGCGCTGGAGCTGCTGCCCGCGCGCGCCGATGAGCCGCTGCTGCGCGCGGAATACAATCGCCGCGCGGGGCTGCGCGCCGACCGGCTGCGCGACTTCCTCGGCGCACAATATCGCGCCGCCGGCATCGCCATCGATCGCGATGCGCCGCCCTCGCTAGCCAACGTGCTCAAGCAATTCGCGCAACGCGGGCTGCTCGTCACCGCGGACGAGGACAGCGTGCCGCGCGACGCGTGGCTGGCGGTGCTGGTCGGCCAGGGATTGACGCCGCGGCGCCCCGACCCGATCGCCACGGCGCTGTCACCCGACAGGGCGGCCGATGTGGTCGTCGCGCTGGCCCGGGATATCGCCGCCCGCTTCCCCGATAGGATCGCCACACCATCATGA